The sequence GGCAGGCCAGGGTGCGCGGGCAGGAGGCCAGGGAACTGCGCACCGGACGCCTCCACCTCAGGCAGGAGGAACGCGACCACCTTCACCGCATCGCACCGCGCCTGCCCACTCCGCGCGCGGTGAAGAAACTGGTGAATTTGTATCGACTCGTTCGCGTCGGTATCCGCGACGACGAATTCGATGCCTTTCCCTATCGCGCCGTGCTCACCCTGCTCGGATTGCTGGTGGCCGACCCGGCGTCGGCTCGTTCCGTTTTCGTCGCGATCGTCACCACCGACGATTTCTCGTCCGCCCTTCCACTTGAATGGCGCGACGACATCGTCGATGATCTCCAGACGTATCGGCACTGGGTCGGGACCATCGCGCGATTCGGTTTCGACACGCACGACCTGGTGACACCGTGACAAGCCCGGCGAAGCCGGAGACGACAAGCCGGGCGAAGCCGGATGGCGGGGGCAGCGCCCTGCGAGTTCCGGGCCGACTGGGGGAGGATGGCCGTGACCATGGATCGCCGCACGATGCCGAGGACGGTCGGCGCGCTGGTGGGCGCCGTACTCGTCACAGGAACGCTGCTGCTGCCGTCGAACGGGGCAGAGGTCGATTTCTCCCACTGCGTCGAGATCAAGGTGAACTCGTCAACGGAAAAGGGCGACCTCGTTCAGAAACTGGCCGAGCAGTACAACGCAGACCGGCGCGTGGTCGGTGGGGTGTGCGGCAGGGTCGAGGTGGAGAAGCTGACATCAGGGGCGGCCTCCGAGCATCTCGAACGGGGCTGGAACGAGCAGGCCTCGGAGGTCTCCGAACCGGACGTCTGGCTGCCGAGCACATCGCTGTGGGCCAGACTCCTCGAACACCGCAGGGGCGAGGACGTGGTGTCCGGCGAGGACGACTCCATCATCACGAGCCCCCTCGTGATCGCCATGCCGGAGCGAATGGCGAAGGCGCTCGGCTGGCCGGAGAGGTCGCTGGGCTGGTCCGACCTGAGGGACCTCGTGAACGGCCCCGGCTGGAGCGAGTACGGGCATCCCGAGTGGGGTCGCTTCCGGATGGGCAAGGACAACCCTCGGTTGTCCAGCTCCGGCCTCGCCGCCACCATCGCCACCTACCACGCGGCCACTCTCGCTCACGGCGGTTTCACCGAGCAGAACCTCGACGAGAACGGGGACGTGCTCACGTTCGCGCGCAACATCGAGTCGTCGGTACTGCATTACGAAAAGGATTCGGTGGTGTTCCTCGAAACCCTCTACGCCGAGGAGCAGAAAGCCAGCCCCAGGCCGTACGTCAGCGCGATCGCGATCCAGGAACAGATGGTCTACCACTACAACCAGGGTGAGCTGGCAGGCGAGGTGACCGACCTCGGAACGAAAGCGAAACCGCGCGACCGGCTGGTGGCGATCCACCCCGACGACGGAACCGTGCTCCTCGATCACCCGTATCTCGTGCTGCGTGGCGTCAGCGAGCAGAAACGCGCCGTCGCGGAGGACTTCCGCACGTACCTGCTCGCCGAGAAGCAGCAGCAGGCCTTCGTCAAAGACGGTTTCCGCGACGCCGAGGGAGAGACGGACGAGACCGTCGCCTCCAGCGTGGGCAGCAGCACCCGGTGGGACACGAAACCCATCGACCTTCCCGAGACGGCCATGGTGCACACCATGCTCGAAAGCTGGGAGAAGGTGCGTCTCAGGGGCAGCGTCCTGCTGCTGCTCGACGTGTCGGAGTCCATGAAGGAGACCGCCGACGCGGCAGCCACGCAGGTGGAGTCGAAGCTGGAGAAGCTCAGGCCCGCTGTGCTGCGCGGCCTCGAACTGCTCGACGACGACGACGAGGTGGCCCTGTGGACGTTCGCTACCGAACCGGCCTTCACGGAGGTCGTGCCGATGGGCAGGGTGGACAAGGTCCGTGACGAACTCACCGCCCACGTGGACGGCCTCGAGGTACGGGGAAACCGCACGGCCCTCTACGAGGCCACGCGCGCCGCGCACGAGGCGATGCGGGAGAACCTCGACGCCGATCGCATCAACGCCGTCGTCGTGCTCACCGACGGCCACGACACGACACGTGACGGTATGTCGCGCGCCGAACTGCTCGACGCCATCGACGCCGAGTACCTCGACACGTCGGTCCGCGTCTTCACCATCGCCTACGGAAAGGACGCCGACCGCGCCACCCTCGCCGAGATCGCCGCCGCATCCAAGGCACAGTCCTACGACGCGAGCGACCCCAACACCATCGAACAGGTGTTCATCAGTGCGTTCAGCAATTTCTGACCCGATCGTCCTGCCGCTGCTGTTCGGGCTCGTGGGTGGCGTCGTCACCGCCACGAAACAGGGCTGGTGGGGCGTCGTCGCGGGCGTGGTCGTCGCCGCAGCCGTCCACGCCTCGATGGTGCTGACCACCGCCGTGCTCGACCGCGCGGGACGCGAGGCGAGCCGGGCCGCGCCAGAACCATCGCCCACCGAGCACGACTATTTCGTCCGGTGCCTTCGCGCGGTGAGAACCCTGCCCCCGCACGAAACGGACCTGTCGTCGGAGTTGAACGACCTGCTCCTCGCCGTGGAGCAGGCGAAGGCGGCGCGGGACGGTGAGCTGACGCTCGCGGGACTCGACGCCCTGCGCAAGACCGCGGAACAGCTGGAGAACATCGACACGACGGCCTCGATCGGGCAGATCGAGTACCGGCTCCGCCGGATCAGGGAGAGCCTGCGGAACATCCTCGACGGCATGGGTGACGAACCCGCTCTCCGATGACGGATGTCGGATTCTGTTCCACTGTGGAAGAATCCGAACACCGCCAGCGTCAGCAGCGCAGGCGTCCGGCAGCACAAAGTGCCGGACGACCTGCGAGACTTCCTCCGCCGAGCCTCTGAGCCGGCGAAGCACCCGGCTCGATAGGCTTGGGAAATTGTGCGATCCTGTGCTCATCGGGCGACATCCGGCGGCGGCACAGCGACGCCACCGACGCGAGGAGGACGGCCCATGCTGGCGAGCCAACGCCGGTCGCGGATTCTGGAG comes from Saccharomonospora xinjiangensis XJ-54 and encodes:
- a CDS encoding substrate-binding and VWA domain-containing protein yields the protein MDRRTMPRTVGALVGAVLVTGTLLLPSNGAEVDFSHCVEIKVNSSTEKGDLVQKLAEQYNADRRVVGGVCGRVEVEKLTSGAASEHLERGWNEQASEVSEPDVWLPSTSLWARLLEHRRGEDVVSGEDDSIITSPLVIAMPERMAKALGWPERSLGWSDLRDLVNGPGWSEYGHPEWGRFRMGKDNPRLSSSGLAATIATYHAATLAHGGFTEQNLDENGDVLTFARNIESSVLHYEKDSVVFLETLYAEEQKASPRPYVSAIAIQEQMVYHYNQGELAGEVTDLGTKAKPRDRLVAIHPDDGTVLLDHPYLVLRGVSEQKRAVAEDFRTYLLAEKQQQAFVKDGFRDAEGETDETVASSVGSSTRWDTKPIDLPETAMVHTMLESWEKVRLRGSVLLLLDVSESMKETADAAATQVESKLEKLRPAVLRGLELLDDDDEVALWTFATEPAFTEVVPMGRVDKVRDELTAHVDGLEVRGNRTALYEATRAAHEAMRENLDADRINAVVVLTDGHDTTRDGMSRAELLDAIDAEYLDTSVRVFTIAYGKDADRATLAEIAAASKAQSYDASDPNTIEQVFISAFSNF